From one Nitrosococcus halophilus Nc 4 genomic stretch:
- a CDS encoding pyridoxal phosphate-dependent decarboxylase family protein, with protein MKEGSRRKKLSQTGSSRLFRYLIPEEIASLLPQHGSSKELNLVRLGERNTETTPVDIKALFLGPKAENGELAEKMLLQVFRDYIFWRRNFHPEDMSAIQPEEQTSAEYQRLVARFQRELFMLLGELKADIPFYSPRYIGHMVADISLPAMVGYLATMLYNPNNVSWEASPITTLIEVEVGRELAKMLGFGNMPQELARTWGHITSGGTVGNLEALWVAKALKFLPIAVRFAAQELNVTGLTASRARIPLESMRAWDLVNLTPTETLDLKDQFIAAYTGAHPELEPQEAVAEAVQQLKAHNILTLGDQAFFSRLRGEDSLNTPVIFASQTMHYSLQKGAGLVGIGAGQVISIPVDKYYRMDRGLLRQALYEALEMQRPVIMVIGVVGSTEEGAVAPMYELVSLREEITEQGLSFFLHCDGAYGGYMAACFRKPSGELRSLAEMQKEYGGWPTSEVHQSFAALGAVDSITVDPHKLGYVPYPAGAVVFRDGRSKELVAQEAAYALGGRAGHPNEIHLGKFILEGSKPGAAAAAVFLSHRVVPPDQGGYGKLLGHTAKIARKFYHRLLLLAQSIQDDFIVTPLVLPDTNIVDYCFNLANNDRLDIMNRFSQRLYQELSIHPESPVQTRSFIVSHIEFSYANYNPEILKSFLEQKLGVKGDYFVSSKELKQRLSEGWVGCDDEIMVFRTTLMNLFTLEEAWGAKDYIDSFLEEIPGLLRKARAAL; from the coding sequence ATGAAAGAAGGTTCTCGTCGAAAAAAACTCAGTCAAACGGGTTCAAGTCGGCTTTTTCGTTATTTGATCCCCGAAGAGATTGCTAGTTTACTGCCGCAACATGGTTCATCTAAGGAGCTAAATTTAGTTCGGCTTGGCGAGCGAAATACGGAAACCACTCCTGTTGATATTAAGGCATTATTCCTTGGGCCCAAAGCTGAAAATGGGGAACTGGCCGAAAAAATGTTGCTCCAGGTCTTTCGTGACTACATCTTTTGGCGGAGGAACTTCCACCCGGAAGATATGTCGGCTATCCAGCCGGAGGAGCAGACTAGTGCGGAGTATCAACGTCTTGTGGCCCGTTTCCAGCGCGAGCTATTTATGCTCTTGGGAGAATTGAAGGCGGATATCCCTTTTTATTCTCCCCGCTATATTGGGCATATGGTGGCCGATATCTCCTTGCCTGCAATGGTCGGCTACCTTGCCACCATGCTCTATAACCCGAACAATGTCTCTTGGGAAGCTTCCCCCATTACCACCTTGATTGAAGTAGAGGTAGGCCGTGAACTGGCTAAAATGTTGGGGTTTGGAAATATGCCCCAGGAGTTGGCCCGCACCTGGGGCCATATCACCTCGGGGGGTACGGTAGGCAATCTGGAAGCCCTATGGGTGGCCAAGGCATTGAAGTTTCTGCCTATTGCCGTTCGTTTTGCCGCACAGGAGCTTAACGTCACCGGGTTGACGGCAAGCCGAGCGCGAATTCCTCTTGAGTCCATGCGAGCATGGGATTTAGTGAATCTCACTCCCACCGAGACTCTAGATCTTAAAGATCAGTTTATTGCCGCCTATACAGGAGCTCATCCTGAGTTGGAACCCCAGGAAGCCGTTGCAGAAGCAGTGCAGCAACTGAAGGCACACAATATCCTCACTCTCGGAGACCAGGCCTTTTTTTCTCGGCTGAGGGGTGAGGATAGCCTCAATACGCCTGTTATCTTTGCATCCCAGACCATGCATTACTCTCTACAGAAAGGAGCCGGTCTCGTAGGGATAGGGGCCGGCCAGGTAATTTCTATTCCCGTTGACAAATATTACCGCATGGATAGGGGATTGCTCCGGCAGGCCTTATATGAAGCCCTTGAAATGCAACGGCCGGTCATTATGGTCATTGGTGTGGTAGGGAGCACAGAGGAGGGTGCGGTGGCTCCCATGTACGAATTGGTTTCTTTGCGCGAGGAAATAACAGAACAGGGGTTAAGTTTTTTTCTCCACTGTGATGGGGCCTATGGCGGCTATATGGCCGCTTGTTTTCGTAAGCCTTCTGGTGAGCTGAGAAGCCTTGCGGAGATGCAAAAAGAATACGGCGGCTGGCCAACATCCGAAGTGCACCAAAGCTTTGCTGCTCTGGGAGCGGTCGATTCCATCACCGTGGATCCTCATAAATTGGGTTATGTCCCTTACCCGGCAGGGGCGGTGGTTTTTCGGGATGGCCGCAGCAAAGAGCTGGTCGCCCAAGAAGCCGCTTATGCTTTGGGGGGTCGGGCAGGCCATCCTAACGAAATCCACTTAGGTAAGTTTATCCTCGAAGGTTCCAAACCAGGCGCCGCTGCCGCAGCTGTTTTTCTATCCCATCGGGTGGTGCCCCCCGATCAGGGAGGATATGGAAAATTGCTTGGACATACTGCGAAAATTGCTCGAAAGTTTTATCATCGTTTGCTGCTGTTGGCTCAATCTATCCAGGATGACTTCATTGTAACCCCCCTAGTTTTGCCTGATACCAATATAGTGGATTACTGCTTTAATCTGGCCAATAACGATCGTCTCGATATCATGAATCGTTTTTCCCAGAGATTGTATCAAGAACTCTCCATCCATCCAGAAAGTCCCGTCCAGACCCGATCTTTTATTGTTTCCCACATCGAATTTAGCTACGCCAATTATAATCCTGAAATACTCAAATCTTTTCTGGAGCAGAAACTCGGCGTTAAGGGGGACTATTTTGTTTCTTCAAAAGAGTTGAAGCAGCGACTCAGTGAAGGTTGGGTGGGGTGTGATGATGAAATAATGGTCTTTCGAACCACCTTGATGAATCTCTTTACTTTAGAGGAAGCATGGGGAGCGAAGGACTACATTGATTCGTTTTTGGAAGAGATACCGGGACTTCTTCGCAAAGCACGCGCAGCGCTATAG
- a CDS encoding alpha-1,4-glucan--maltose-1-phosphate maltosyltransferase codes for MQGEEGRNRAVIEGVKPEIDGGRFTIKRTVGEAVGVEANVFTDGHDTVSCVLQYRPEGASSWREVPMQPVGNDRWQGGFRVTEVGRYRYTLIAWVDHFESWRHDLAKRVQAEDIALQLQVGARLLAETAERAEGEDAKRLRTWAEILSGEGDLGKRLDTALDEEVALLMADYPDRRFATRYHSELGVVVDRERARFSAWYEMFPRSCSPESGQHGHFKACEARLPYIAAMGFDVLYLPPIHPIGRINRKGKNNTLIPNPEDPGSPWAIGAAEGGHKSIHPQLGTLEDFRRLVAKAREYGIEVALDIAFQCAPDHPYVKEHPEWFRWRPDNTVQYAENPPKKYEDIYPFHFETERWQPLWDELKSVFLFWIEQGVHIFRVDNPHTKPFPLWEWLIAEVKKVQPDALFLSEAFTRPKVMYRLAKLGFTQSYNYFPWRNTKWELTEYFTELTQTELREYFRPNLWPNTPDILTEYLQFGGRPAFMSRLVLAATLGANYGIYGPAYELMENRPREPGSEEYLNSEKYQLRHWDLDRPDSLKDFIARVNQIRKHHPALQSDRNLHFYPVDNEQLICYSKWTKDLADIILVVVNLDAYHAQSGWVQLPLESLGIEPHLPYQVHDLLSDNRYLWQGPRNYVELNPELIPAYIFRLRRRVRTERDFDYFM; via the coding sequence ATGCAAGGGGAAGAGGGTAGAAACCGAGCGGTTATCGAAGGAGTCAAGCCTGAGATTGATGGCGGCCGTTTTACCATTAAGCGAACAGTAGGGGAAGCGGTGGGGGTTGAGGCGAACGTTTTTACCGATGGCCATGATACGGTAAGCTGCGTTCTGCAATACCGACCGGAAGGGGCGAGTTCTTGGCGTGAAGTCCCTATGCAGCCTGTGGGTAACGACCGCTGGCAAGGAGGATTCCGGGTCACCGAAGTGGGCCGCTATCGCTACACGCTCATTGCCTGGGTAGATCACTTCGAATCCTGGCGCCATGACTTGGCCAAACGGGTCCAAGCAGAAGATATTGCCCTCCAGCTTCAGGTCGGGGCCCGTTTGCTGGCAGAAACGGCTGAGCGTGCCGAGGGAGAAGACGCTAAGCGGCTTAGAACTTGGGCAGAAATCCTAAGTGGCGAGGGGGATCTGGGGAAACGGTTGGATACCGCCCTTGACGAAGAAGTGGCTTTACTGATGGCGGACTATCCTGATCGGCGGTTCGCGACTCGTTATCACAGCGAGCTGGGGGTAGTGGTGGACAGGGAGCGGGCCCGGTTTAGCGCCTGGTATGAGATGTTTCCCCGCTCCTGTTCGCCGGAATCCGGCCAGCATGGCCACTTTAAAGCTTGCGAGGCCCGTTTACCTTATATTGCCGCTATGGGATTCGATGTGCTCTACCTGCCGCCTATTCATCCCATTGGACGCATTAATCGCAAGGGCAAAAATAATACGCTTATTCCTAACCCGGAGGATCCGGGTAGCCCCTGGGCCATTGGGGCAGCAGAAGGGGGGCACAAGTCTATTCACCCCCAATTAGGCACCTTAGAGGACTTTCGACGCTTAGTAGCCAAAGCGCGGGAGTATGGTATTGAAGTGGCGCTGGACATCGCTTTTCAGTGTGCACCGGATCACCCTTATGTGAAGGAGCACCCGGAGTGGTTTCGTTGGCGTCCCGATAATACCGTGCAATACGCGGAGAATCCCCCTAAAAAATACGAAGACATCTATCCTTTTCATTTTGAGACCGAGCGGTGGCAGCCCCTGTGGGATGAATTAAAAAGCGTGTTTCTGTTCTGGATTGAGCAGGGAGTGCATATCTTTCGTGTCGATAACCCCCATACCAAGCCGTTCCCCCTATGGGAGTGGCTCATTGCTGAAGTGAAGAAAGTACAACCGGATGCTCTCTTTTTGTCTGAAGCTTTTACCCGTCCTAAAGTCATGTACCGCCTTGCCAAGCTGGGTTTCACCCAGTCCTACAATTATTTCCCTTGGCGAAATACCAAGTGGGAACTGACAGAGTATTTCACTGAGTTGACCCAAACTGAATTACGGGAATATTTCCGTCCCAACCTTTGGCCCAACACACCGGACATTCTGACGGAATACCTGCAATTTGGCGGACGGCCGGCCTTTATGAGCCGTTTGGTTTTGGCGGCTACTTTAGGGGCGAACTACGGTATTTATGGGCCTGCTTATGAATTGATGGAAAATAGGCCTCGGGAGCCGGGCAGCGAAGAATACCTGAATTCTGAAAAGTATCAACTTCGGCACTGGGACCTCGATCGTCCCGATAGCCTTAAGGATTTTATCGCTCGAGTGAACCAAATTCGCAAACACCACCCCGCGCTGCAATCGGATCGGAATCTGCATTTTTATCCAGTGGATAATGAACAGCTGATTTGCTATAGCAAATGGACTAAAGATCTTGCCGATATCATTTTGGTGGTCGTGAATTTAGATGCCTATCATGCCCAGTCGGGTTGGGTTCAATTGCCCTTGGAGAGTCTGGGGATTGAACCCCACCTTCCTTACCAGGTACATGATTTGCTGAGCGATAACCGCTATCTTTGGCAGGGCCCACGCAATTATGTAGAACTCAATCCTGAGCTTATTCCCGCCTATATTTTCCGACTGCGGCGCCGAGTACGGACTGAGCGGGACTTCGATTATTTCATGTAG
- a CDS encoding zf-TFIIB domain-containing protein, with the protein MKCPLDHTELQSKRYEDNIKVDVCPNCGGMWLDKGELEAIQETRERDYSEELARMPDLGYKAYELAQQKIGRRLQCPHCNNEMEAREYARCSQVMIDVCPHCHGIWLDKGEIEDLEIFFERSRLEAGSLRGEFFASLRTLFE; encoded by the coding sequence ATGAAATGCCCACTAGATCACACTGAACTTCAGTCAAAAAGATATGAAGACAACATCAAAGTAGATGTCTGTCCAAACTGCGGTGGCATGTGGCTCGATAAAGGGGAATTGGAGGCCATTCAGGAAACTCGAGAACGGGATTACTCAGAGGAACTTGCGCGGATGCCTGATCTTGGTTACAAGGCCTATGAATTAGCACAGCAGAAGATAGGCCGGAGACTGCAATGCCCCCATTGCAATAACGAGATGGAAGCCCGTGAATATGCCCGCTGTTCGCAGGTGATGATTGATGTCTGTCCTCACTGCCATGGTATTTGGTTGGATAAAGGGGAAATAGAAGATCTAGAGATTTTCTTTGAACGGTCCCGGTTAGAAGCAGGTTCTTTAAGAGGGGAGTTTTTTGCCAGCTTGCGAACGTTGTTTGAGTAG
- a CDS encoding exonuclease, with the protein MSKRQPEIYISTDIEADGPIPGPHSMLSIGSAAYLPDKTLIATYSANLKTLVGASSDPNTMRWWSQFPEAWNACRREPRAPEEVMPEYVAWVQSLPGKPIFIGWPASWDFMWVYWYITRFTGQRPFSEFALDIRSYAMGMRKSEFCKTGKHYLPKRWFDDLPHTHVALDDALAQGALFCNMLTENTTGVD; encoded by the coding sequence ATGAGTAAACGCCAACCAGAAATTTACATCAGTACAGATATCGAAGCGGATGGGCCGATTCCAGGACCCCACTCCATGCTGAGCATTGGCTCGGCAGCTTATTTACCCGACAAAACATTGATTGCTACTTACTCGGCAAACCTGAAGACATTGGTGGGGGCCAGCAGTGACCCCAATACTATGCGCTGGTGGAGTCAGTTTCCAGAGGCCTGGAATGCTTGTCGTAGAGAGCCCCGAGCGCCGGAGGAGGTCATGCCTGAATACGTGGCATGGGTCCAATCCTTACCTGGGAAACCTATATTTATAGGTTGGCCGGCTTCATGGGATTTTATGTGGGTCTACTGGTATATCACCCGCTTTACGGGACAACGTCCCTTCAGTGAATTCGCGTTGGACATTAGATCTTACGCGATGGGGATGCGGAAAAGCGAATTCTGCAAAACGGGCAAGCATTATCTCCCGAAGCGCTGGTTCGACGATTTGCCCCATACCCACGTGGCATTGGATGATGCTCTGGCGCAAGGGGCGCTATTTTGTAATATGTTGACGGAAAATACCACGGGAGTTGATTAA
- a CDS encoding Ku protein gives MASRATWTGHLKLSLISIPVRLYCAVSSQSRIRLHLLHQDCGQRIHYRSACPKHGIVNREEVVKGYEYEQDKYVIIDEQLLEDIKLETTKVIEVVQFINASELDPIFLNIPYYLVPEGPVAEEGISVLRQGMRYSKKIAIGQVVMGGHEHTVAIAPRDKGLLLSTLHYAEEIHPAETYFQGVEDKPVDREQLVLAVQLMENRTIPFDPTQFWDRYNESLRDVIEAKIKGTQPETVQRSELSETENFMEALKESAAEVGKERFPAGIKGT, from the coding sequence ATGGCTTCAAGAGCGACCTGGACGGGTCACCTAAAGCTCTCCCTGATTTCTATTCCAGTGCGGTTGTACTGTGCTGTCAGTAGCCAGAGTCGCATTAGGCTTCATCTACTCCACCAGGACTGCGGTCAGCGCATTCATTATCGGTCTGCTTGCCCTAAGCATGGGATTGTAAACCGGGAGGAGGTCGTCAAAGGTTATGAATATGAGCAGGATAAGTACGTCATTATTGACGAGCAGTTGCTAGAAGATATCAAACTAGAGACCACCAAGGTCATCGAAGTAGTCCAATTTATCAATGCTTCAGAACTCGATCCGATTTTTCTGAATATCCCCTATTACCTTGTTCCGGAAGGCCCGGTTGCAGAAGAGGGAATTAGTGTGTTACGCCAAGGGATGCGCTATAGCAAAAAAATAGCCATAGGTCAGGTGGTAATGGGAGGACATGAGCATACCGTGGCTATTGCCCCCCGTGATAAGGGTCTGTTACTTTCCACTTTGCACTATGCAGAGGAGATACATCCTGCGGAGACCTATTTCCAGGGCGTTGAAGACAAGCCGGTTGATCGGGAACAGTTGGTGTTGGCCGTGCAGCTCATGGAGAATCGAACGATACCCTTTGACCCCACTCAGTTTTGGGATAGGTACAATGAGTCCTTAAGGGATGTCATTGAAGCTAAGATAAAAGGTACCCAGCCAGAAACGGTTCAAAGGTCGGAACTGAGCGAGACAGAGAACTTTATGGAGGCACTTAAAGAGAGTGCAGCCGAAGTGGGAAAAGAGAGGTTTCCAGCAGGCATCAAGGGTACCTAG
- the glgB gene encoding 1,4-alpha-glucan branching protein GlgB → MAIPRGLKTAETVRHDVSLLTEQDVYFFKEGTHTKLYHKLGAHLISVEGVKGTYFALWVPNAERVSVIGDFNQWNSETHALKQRPDSSGIWEGFIPGVSPGTRYKYRIVSKYRNYQIDKGDPFAFFWEAPPQTASRVWSLDYEWGDGEWMARRHQANSLDAPLAIYEVHLGSWQRVPEEDNRSLTYREMAEKLAEYVKDMGFTHVELLPVTEHPFYGSWGYQTTGYFAPTARYGTPQDFMYLVDHLHQNGIGVILDWVPSHFPNDAHGLTYFDGTYLFEHADPKKGFHREWSSYIFNYDRHEVRAFLMSSALFWLEQYHIDGIRVDAVSSILYLDYGRQEGEWIPNEYGGRENLAAICFLRELNEAAYGAYPDIQTIAEESTAWPMVSRPSYVGGLGFGMKWNMGWMHDTLDYFSKDSIFRKYHHDQLTFSIWYAFSENFVLALSHDEVVYGKGSLFGRMSGDEWQKFANLRVLFGYMYGHPGKKLLFMGGEFAQGREWNHDQSLDWHLLQNPPHQGVQRWVSNLNHFYRAEPALYEQDFVTAGFEWIDCHAWEESIISFIRKDKTGKDMILVVCNFTPVLRTNYRIGVPRGGDWREALNSDSELYGGVGHGNFGGVEAVPFPAHGRANSLMLTVPPLSVLFFKNQQLI, encoded by the coding sequence GTGGCAATACCAAGAGGGCTAAAGACGGCAGAAACGGTCAGGCACGATGTCAGCCTCCTGACCGAACAGGATGTCTATTTTTTTAAGGAGGGCACTCACACCAAACTTTATCATAAGTTAGGTGCTCACCTTATTTCTGTAGAAGGGGTTAAAGGAACCTATTTTGCTCTCTGGGTCCCCAACGCAGAACGGGTTTCCGTCATCGGGGATTTCAACCAATGGAATTCTGAAACCCATGCCCTCAAACAAAGGCCCGACAGCTCGGGTATTTGGGAAGGATTCATTCCCGGAGTTTCCCCTGGAACTCGATATAAATATCGTATTGTATCCAAGTATCGGAATTATCAGATCGATAAGGGTGATCCGTTTGCATTTTTCTGGGAGGCGCCACCTCAGACAGCTTCCCGGGTCTGGAGTCTGGATTACGAGTGGGGCGATGGTGAATGGATGGCCAGAAGGCACCAAGCCAATAGCCTTGATGCTCCATTGGCCATTTATGAAGTTCACCTAGGGTCATGGCAACGGGTGCCTGAAGAGGATAACCGCTCCCTGACTTATCGGGAAATGGCGGAGAAATTAGCGGAGTATGTCAAGGACATGGGGTTTACCCACGTGGAACTTCTACCGGTGACGGAGCACCCTTTTTATGGTTCCTGGGGTTATCAGACAACTGGCTATTTTGCCCCTACGGCAAGATATGGAACGCCTCAGGATTTCATGTACCTCGTTGATCATCTCCACCAAAACGGCATTGGTGTGATTCTTGATTGGGTTCCTTCACACTTTCCCAATGATGCCCATGGTTTAACCTATTTTGATGGCACTTATTTGTTTGAGCATGCTGATCCTAAAAAAGGATTTCATCGAGAATGGAGCAGTTATATTTTTAATTATGATCGCCATGAGGTCAGGGCATTTCTCATGAGCAGTGCATTATTTTGGTTAGAACAATATCACATTGATGGAATCCGAGTAGATGCAGTAAGCTCGATACTTTATTTAGATTATGGCAGGCAAGAAGGTGAATGGATTCCTAATGAATATGGAGGGAGGGAGAATTTAGCCGCTATTTGTTTTCTCAGGGAACTCAATGAGGCCGCGTACGGGGCCTATCCCGATATACAGACCATTGCTGAAGAGTCAACGGCCTGGCCGATGGTTTCAAGACCGAGCTATGTGGGGGGACTCGGTTTCGGTATGAAGTGGAACATGGGTTGGATGCACGATACTTTAGATTATTTTTCCAAAGACTCCATTTTTAGAAAATATCATCACGATCAATTAACCTTTAGCATTTGGTATGCTTTTTCCGAAAACTTTGTCCTTGCTCTTTCCCATGATGAAGTGGTGTATGGAAAGGGGTCTCTCTTCGGCAGGATGTCCGGTGATGAGTGGCAGAAATTTGCTAATTTAAGAGTGCTGTTTGGTTATATGTATGGCCATCCAGGAAAGAAATTGTTATTTATGGGAGGGGAGTTTGCTCAGGGACGGGAATGGAATCATGACCAGAGCTTGGATTGGCATCTCCTGCAAAATCCTCCCCATCAGGGAGTCCAGCGTTGGGTCAGCAATCTTAATCACTTTTACCGAGCCGAGCCGGCCCTGTATGAGCAAGATTTTGTAACCGCAGGTTTTGAATGGATTGATTGCCATGCTTGGGAGGAAAGCATCATTAGTTTTATCAGAAAAGATAAAACTGGCAAGGATATGATTCTGGTGGTCTGTAATTTTACTCCGGTTCTCAGAACGAATTATCGGATCGGTGTTCCTCGGGGGGGAGATTGGAGAGAAGCGCTTAACAGCGATAGTGAGCTTTACGGAGGTGTGGGGCATGGTAATTTTGGGGGCGTTGAGGCAGTCCCTTTCCCCGCCCATGGAAGAGCGAATTCCCTAATGTTGACAGTGCCGCCCCTCAGTGTCCTATTTTTTAAGAACCAGCAGTTAATCTAA